GATGGTCTTCATGGACTGACTTGCCAGCATCTTCTTCGAGATGGGCACGGGTGACGCCGACGGTCTTCAGGCTGCCGTCATCAAGCAGAATATCCACCTCGCCGCGTCCGACCACCGGCAGCTCGTACTGGCTGATCTGATAGCCTTTGGGCAAGTCGGGGTAGAAATAATTCTTGCGCGCGAACACCGAGCGCGAGGCGATCTCGGCGCCGATGGCAGTGCCGAAACGCACGGCATGGCGCACCGCCTGGTCATTCAGCACCGGCAGCACGCCAGGCAAGCCGAGGTCGATCGCGCAGGCCTGCCGGTTGGGCTCGGCGCCGAAGGCGGTGGCGGCGCCGGAGAAGATTTTCGAGGCGGTCTTGAGTTGGGTGTGAATCTCAAGGCCGATCACAATGTCCCATTGCATGGTGTCACTCCGTGAGGGACGCTGGCGGACGTGCCAGGTGCCAGTCGCTGTGCCGCTGGAGCTGATGGGCGACATTGAGCAGGAGCGCCTCGGCGAAATAGTCGCCAATCAACTGCAGACCCACGGGCAGGCCAGCGACGGGGGCAACGGGCACCGACATGCCCGGCAGCCCGGCGAGGTTGGTCGAGATGGTGTAGATGTCGTTCAAATACATAGCGACTGGATCGGTGGTCTTGTCGCCGAGGGGAAAGGCGGTGGTCGGTGCCGTGGGCCCAAGGATCACATCCACCTCGCCAAATGCGCGCTGAAAGTCCTGCTTGATCAGGCGGCGAATTTGCTGCGCTTTCAGGTAGTAGGCGTCGTAGTAGCCGGCCGAGAGTACATAGGTGCCGATCATGATGCGGCGCTTGACCTCGGCGCCGAAGCCCTCGCCACGGCTGCGTTTGTAGAGATCTTCAAGATCGATCGGATCGGCCGCGCGATGGCCGTAGCGCACGCCGTCGAAACGGGCCAGATTGGACGAGCACTCCGCTGGTGCCACCACATAATAGGCGGGTACTGAAAGCTCGCTGTTGGGCAGGCTGATCTCCTTGATTTCCGCGCCCTGCTGGCGCAGCACGGCGATGGCCTCCTCAACTGCGGCGGCGATATCGCTGTCTAGCTCGGGACTCATGAACTCCTTCGGCAAACCGATGCGCAGCCCGGAAAGGCTTGCATCCAGTTCCGACGAGTAATCCGGCACCGGCTCCTCGGCGCTGGTTGAGTCCTTGGAGTCGAAGCCGGCCATGGCCTGCAGCACCAGCGCGGCGTCGGCTGCAGAGCGCGCCAGCACCCCGGCCTGGTCGAGGCTGGAGGCGAAGGCGATCATGCCCCAGCGCGAACAGCGCCCGTAGGTCGGCTTGATGCCGGTAATGCCGCAGAAGGCCGCCGGCTGGCGAATGGAGCCGCCAGTGTCGGTGCCGGTCGCGGCCACGCACAGTCCGGCTGCCACGGCCGCCGCTGAGCCACCAGAGGAACCGCCAGGTACCCGAGTCGAGTCCCAGGGGTTTTTCACCGGACCATAGTAGCTGGTCTCGTTCGACGAGCCCATCGCGAACTCGTCCATGTTGGTCTTGCCCAGGCTAACCGCGCCCGCCGAACTCAGTTGGCTGACCACGGTGGCGTCATAGGGTGCGATGAAGTTATCGAGCATGCGCGAGGCGCAGCTGGTGCGCACGCCCTGGGTGCAGAAAATGTCCTTGTGCGCAATCGGGATGCCGGTCAGAGGACTACCCTCCCCGCGCGCGAGTTGCTGGTCGGCGGCATCGGCGTCGGCCAGCGCCGCCTCGGGTGTGACGGTGATAAAGGCATTCAGCGCGGGGTTGTGTTGCTCAATGCGCGCGAGGCAGGCGGCTGTCAGCTCGCGGCTGGACAGCTCGCGCCGGCGCAGCCGCGCCGCCAATTCGGCAATGGGCTCGCCGAGCGTCTGATCGATCATGTTGCTGCGGTCCTGGTGCTGATGTTGGTGCCGGTGTTGAATCGGGTGTTAGCGCCGGTTGGGGCCACTCCTGTCAATGGTTACTCAATCACCCGCGGGACCAGATAGAAGCCGTCCTCGGTTCTTGGCGCGATCTGCTGGAACTGCTCGCGCTGGTCCGGCTCCGTGACTGCATCGGCGCGAAGCCGCTGCGTGATCTCGAGCGGGTGGGCGAGCGGCTCGACCGCGGTCGTGTCGATTGCGTTCATGTGCTCGACCATGGCGAGAATATCAGTCAGTTCGCCCGCGTATTGGTCGAGTTCGCTCGCATCTGCGGCAAGTTTGGCGAGATTTGCGATTCGTGCGACTTCGGACGCTTGCATTCTTGTCAGGACTCATTCGGCGTGATTTCAGTCACGAAAAAACCCGTCGCGCGAAAAAAACCGCACGAGGAGAGATGTTCGGTATTAAGCTTGCAGCTTCTGTATCAAGCGTGCGGATAAGCTCACACAGGGGCTTGCCCAGGGCAGACCGGGAGCAGGCCGGGACAGGATGGAGCCGGGCCCGCTGCATGCTCCAAGCTACCATAACAGCGCCCGTCTGACGAATTTGCCCGGTAACTTAAATCTGCCCAGTAACAAAATTCGGCCCGGTAACCTGGGTGAAGGTTTCACTGCTGCAAGGGAGCATTTGCTATCGGTGTTGTCAGTGACCTCAATGCGCGCGCAAAAAAAATCCTAGACCTGGCAGACCATTTGCCCTCGGGGTTCTTGCCGAGCAAGCGCGACATTGCTAGATTAGGCGTTTGACTGAGATGGCGCGATCGCGGTTTGCCGGTGATGTTGATCAGATGAGTCCGGGCCATGAGCGCTAGCCCACGACCTTATTCACAACGCGGCTTCGCTGGCGAAACGCCTCGATGCGAGGCGTTTTTTTGTATTCGCCACGCTCGCACCTCGGCGCGGGCATGCTGGTTAACACGGCTGAGCGACGAGCTTTTGTCGTTAGCCGGGGCGGTCTTAAGGAAGGAAACCAATGTTTTTTAGACGCATTCGGGGCATGTTTTCCAACGATCTGTCGATCGATCTGGGTACCGCCAACACGCTGATCTATGTGCGCGGCAAGGGGGTGGTTTTGAATGAACCCTCGGTGGTCGCGATCAGGCAGGATCATGATGGTGGGCGCAAGACCGTGGCCTCGGTTGGCGAGGAAGCCAAGGCTATGCTCGGGCGCACCCCGCAGAACATCACCGCGATCCGCCCGATGAAAGACGGCGTCATCGCTGATTTCACCGTCACCGAGAAGATGCTCCAGTACTTTATCCACAAAGTGCATGAGAGCCGGATTATTCGCCCAAGTCCGCGGGTGCTGGTGTGCGTTCCCTGCGGTTCCACTCAGGTTGAGCGCCGTGCCATCAAGGAATCTGCCGCCGGTGCTGGCGCGCGCGAGGTCTACCTGATTGAGGAGCCCATGGCGGCAGCCATCGGCGCTGGCTTGCCGGTGGCGGAAGCGCGCGGGTCCATGGTGCTTGATATCGGCGGCGGTACCTCGGAAGTTGGGGTGATTTCTCTCAACGGCATCGTTTACTCCCAATCGGCGCGCATTGGTGGGGACACCTTCGACGAATCCATCATCAATTACGTGCGCCGCAATTACGGCACCTTCATCGGTGAGGCTACGGCGGAGCGTATCAAGCACGAGATTGGCTCCGCCTTTCCCGGCAGCGAGGTGCGTGAGGTCGAAGTCAAGGGCCGCAATCTCGCCGAAGGCATGCCACGCAGTTTCACGCTGAACAGCAACGAGATTCTCGAAGCCCTGCAGGAGCCGCTGTCCGGAATCGTCAGCGCCGTTAAGATCGCGCTCGAGCAGACACCCCCGGAACTGGGCTCCGATGTTGCCGAACGTGGCATCGTGGTCACCGGTGGAGGCGCGCTATTGCGCGACCTTGATCGCCTCATTGCCGAGGAAACCGGACTGCCGGTGATAATTGCCGATGATCCGCTGACCTGTGTGGCGCGCGGTGGCGGCATGGCGCTGGATATGATCGACAAACGAGGTGTGGATTTCTTTGTTGGCGAGTAGGCTGGTCGTGAGTTGACTAGGATTCGGCGTCGCTTGTCTCGGATCGAGCAATTTTTCGCGGCTATTGCATGAAGCCCCTTGCATGAAGCCACTTTTCAACCGCGGACCCTCTGCCGGTGTGCGCCTTGTTCTGGCGCTGGTGCTGGCGTTCGCGTTGATCATCGCCGATCTGCATTACCGCCAGTTCGATGCGCTGCGCTCCGGGCTTGCGGTGACCGTCTATCCGCTGCAGGTGCTTGCGTCCCTGCCGACGCGCTTCGCGCAGGATCTGGAAAGCCAGATGGCCAGCAAGGTGGAGTTGCGGGCCGAGAATGAACGCCTGCACCGGGAAAATCTGACCCTGCGCGCACGCCTGCAGCGCTTCGCCTCGCTCGAGTCGGAAAACGAACGCTTGCGCAACCTGCTTGGCTCGGCGTTCAAGGTGGGCGAGCGGGTATTGATCGCCGAGTTGTTGCAGGTGGACCTCGACC
Above is a genomic segment from Thiorhodovibrio litoralis containing:
- the gatA gene encoding Asp-tRNA(Asn)/Glu-tRNA(Gln) amidotransferase subunit GatA, producing the protein MIDQTLGEPIAELAARLRRRELSSRELTAACLARIEQHNPALNAFITVTPEAALADADAADQQLARGEGSPLTGIPIAHKDIFCTQGVRTSCASRMLDNFIAPYDATVVSQLSSAGAVSLGKTNMDEFAMGSSNETSYYGPVKNPWDSTRVPGGSSGGSAAAVAAGLCVAATGTDTGGSIRQPAAFCGITGIKPTYGRCSRWGMIAFASSLDQAGVLARSAADAALVLQAMAGFDSKDSTSAEEPVPDYSSELDASLSGLRIGLPKEFMSPELDSDIAAAVEEAIAVLRQQGAEIKEISLPNSELSVPAYYVVAPAECSSNLARFDGVRYGHRAADPIDLEDLYKRSRGEGFGAEVKRRIMIGTYVLSAGYYDAYYLKAQQIRRLIKQDFQRAFGEVDVILGPTAPTTAFPLGDKTTDPVAMYLNDIYTISTNLAGLPGMSVPVAPVAGLPVGLQLIGDYFAEALLLNVAHQLQRHSDWHLARPPASLTE
- the gatC gene encoding Asp-tRNA(Asn)/Glu-tRNA(Gln) amidotransferase subunit GatC, with the protein product MQASEVARIANLAKLAADASELDQYAGELTDILAMVEHMNAIDTTAVEPLAHPLEITQRLRADAVTEPDQREQFQQIAPRTEDGFYLVPRVIE
- a CDS encoding rod shape-determining protein is translated as MFFRRIRGMFSNDLSIDLGTANTLIYVRGKGVVLNEPSVVAIRQDHDGGRKTVASVGEEAKAMLGRTPQNITAIRPMKDGVIADFTVTEKMLQYFIHKVHESRIIRPSPRVLVCVPCGSTQVERRAIKESAAGAGAREVYLIEEPMAAAIGAGLPVAEARGSMVLDIGGGTSEVGVISLNGIVYSQSARIGGDTFDESIINYVRRNYGTFIGEATAERIKHEIGSAFPGSEVREVEVKGRNLAEGMPRSFTLNSNEILEALQEPLSGIVSAVKIALEQTPPELGSDVAERGIVVTGGGALLRDLDRLIAEETGLPVIIADDPLTCVARGGGMALDMIDKRGVDFFVGE